The stretch of DNA CGACCATCCCTTCGACGAGCACCGCCAACCAGTTGTTGAGGGCGAGCTTGAGCCGACTGCCGTCACCAGTGCTCTCGAGCCACAGCGTTTGCCGCCCCAACACGTCGAAGAGGGGCTGCACTCGGGCTCGAACTGTTGTTGCACCGGAGGCGAGGATGATCAGCTCGCCCTTTTCCGCGGCGCCGGAGCTACCCGAAACCGGCGCATCGACGAACGTGACGTCATGCCTGTCCGCCATACCCGAGAGTCGGTCGGTCCATTCAGTACCGACCGTGCTCATCTGGATCCAAACCGCGTCCGCCCCGAGCATGGACAGCGCTCCCGTCGGGCCGGTCATGACCTGTTCGACGGCAGCGCCGTCGGCGAGCATAGTGATCAACACGTCGGCGCCCGCGGCGGCTTCGCCAGGAGTGGACGTTCGGTGAGCATCGACCCCCACCACGGCGGCCTTGGCTAGCGTGCGGTTCCAAACACGCATGTGAAACCCGGCATGCAGCAGGTTGCGGGCGATCGGAGCGCCCATTGTCCCGGTGCCGAGTACGGCAACGGTTTTCATCGGTGTGGTCACGGCATGCCCTCTGGGGACGGTCCGGCAACCGGTGTGGCCTCGTCCATGATCGTTTCGATCTCATCGAGATCTGAGTCGGTGAGCGAGATGTCGGCGGCACGGAGACTGTCTTCGATATGGCCGACCTGCCGAGCACCGACGATCGCGACGTGCACGGCCGGGTTCGCCAGCGTCCACGCGATGGCCAACTGGCTGACGGTAATGCCGCGGTTGGCTGCGAACTTCTCCAACGCACGCACCGTGGCGAGGTTGCGACGGTACGTGCCGCCCCTGAAGACGTTGCTCGTTCCGCGCCAGTCGCCGTCCTCGAAATCGGTGTGCACGCTCATCGTTCCGGTCAGCAGGCCGTGTGCCAACGGCCCGTACACCAGCACGCCAATATTGTTCTCGACACAGTACGGCAGGACCTCGTCCTCGATCTCACGGCGGAAGAGGTGATAGGGCGGCTGCAACGTCTCGACCGGCAATGTGGCTGAGAATTCGGCCATCTGCGCGGTGTTGTAATTGGACACGCCGACATGGCCAATCTTTCCTTCGGTGATCAGGTCACCCAGGGCGCCCGCCGTCTCGGCGGCCGGCACGGTGGGATCGGGCCAGTGCACCTGGTACAGGTCGATGTGGTCGATACCCAACGCGGTCAGGCTGGCATCCACCCCTCTGCGTAGCCACTCCGGGCTTGTGTCGCGGACGAGGTCGGAATCAGTTTGGCGCAGACCGCCTTTGGTGGCGATCATGAGCTCGTCGCGCTCGCGGCGGAGATCGTCACGCAACGCCTTGCCGAGGATGGCCTCGGACGCGCCGAAGCCGTAGGCCTGCGCGGTGTCGAAGAAGTTCACGCCCAGGTCGCGGGCTCGGCGGATCGCAGCGATGGCTGCGTCCTCGTCGAACTGACCCCAGTCGCCGCCGAGTTGCCATGTGCCAAAGGCGATGCGCGAGACTTCCAGACCGCTACGGCCCAACGTGGTGATCTTCATGCTGTTCCAATCTCATCGAGCATCGGCAGGCCTGCGTCTGCGTTGGTACTCTCCAGGATCACCTGCGCGCCAGCCTGTGTCGGCAACGCTGATACCACTCGATGGCCCCTGGTGGTCGGAATCTGCTCATACCGGCTAGCTGCAACCGGTGGTGTTGAGGGGGAAGATTTGCAGGTAGTAGGAATGCGCACCGATCGCGACGCTGCCAAACTAAACCTATGCCGCTACGAGTGAACCGATGCGCTGTCTAATCGTCGACGACAGCGCGGATTTCGTCGACGCCGCGCGCGGATTGCTGGAATGCGAGGGCATCACGGTCATCGGGGTGGCGTCGACTAGCGCTGACGCGCTCGCGCTTTTCGACGAACTGCGGCCCGACGTGACGCTGGTCGACATCGATCTCGGCGACGAGAGCGGCTTCGAAGTTGCCGAGCAACTCCACAGGCTAGGTGGGTCGTCACCATCACCGGTGATTCTGATCTCCACCCACGCCGAGCAGGACTTCATGGAACTGATCGAAACCAGCCCGGCCGTGGGCTTCCTGTCCAAGTCCGCGATGACGTGCGGCGCCATCAACGATCTCGTCGGCGAGTCAGCGCGACTCGAGGAAGGCGATCACCGCTAGCACCCGGCGGTGATCGTCGCCGGTCTCCGCAAGGTCCAGCTTGGTCAAGATGCTGCGCACATGCTTTTCCACGGTGCCTTCGGTCACCCAAAGCCGATGGGCGATACCGGCATTGGAACGCCCTTCGGCCATCAATGCCAACACCTCACGCTCGCGCGCGCTCAGTGCAGCCAGTGGATCGTCGCGCCGCCGTGCCGAGACCAACTCCGACACCAACGCAGGATCGACTACCGAAGCCCCGTTGGCGATGCGCTCGAGCGTGTCCACGAAATCCGCTACGTCCGTAACCCGATTCTTGAGCAAGTAACCGATGCTGCGCCCGCTGGCCAACAGTTCCATCGCATGCTCGACATCCACGTGAGCCGACAGCACCATGATGGCGATTTCAGGAAACTCGTCGCGAATCTCCCGTGCCGCATCGAGCCCTTCGGTGGTGTGGGTGGGCGGCATTCGGATATCGGCCACCACCAAGTCGGGCTTGGTCTCGCGGACCGCCGCGAGCAACTGCACACCGTCGCCGGCTTGCCCACTCACCTCGAATCCCGAGCGATCCAGCAGGCTGGCCAAGCCCTCCCGAAGCAACAAATCGTCGTCGGCCACTACCACGCGCACTCGAGTCACCACCTTCTGCCCGGCCCGGAGCTTGTGTTTCTTGCGAACGCGGCGGGCGGTCTAGGACCCATGGTGCACCGGAAGGACAACCCGCACCCCTTGGACCGAGGAAGTTTGCAGCTAGCAGGGGTCATCCATAGCGGTCAGCCGCGACAACGCTGCTTCGCCGGGGAGGGGTCGCTCGTGCTGCTCGGACTTCGCTTCGACCACGCAGGCGCTTCCCGTAGTTGTGTTCTGCGCCGCGCATTCGCCCGCCAAAGTGCACGGCGCGTGCCAGTTATCGAGATTGAACTATCCCGTCAGCTATATCTGAACTCGAACTGGACACTGCGGCGACCGACGGGGAAGTGGTGCGCGGTTCGTACTCCGATTCATGCGCTACGACGAATGCGCGCATTTCTGCGTTGTCAGCAGCCGCACAGGTTTTCGTCAGCCGCTGCGGGAATGATCGAACTCGCTATTACGCGTTCCCGTGAGCAAGGACTTCCATGACCGTTTTGCAAGGGCTGCCGTCCCACGTGTTGTTCGTTCACTTTTTGGTG from Mycobacterium sp. JS623 encodes:
- a CDS encoding NAD(P)-dependent oxidoreductase, which codes for MTTPMKTVAVLGTGTMGAPIARNLLHAGFHMRVWNRTLAKAAVVGVDAHRTSTPGEAAAGADVLITMLADGAAVEQVMTGPTGALSMLGADAVWIQMSTVGTEWTDRLSGMADRHDVTFVDAPVSGSSGAAEKGELIILASGATTVRARVQPLFDVLGRQTLWLESTGDGSRLKLALNNWLAVLVEGMVETLTLGEALGLDPHLVLEAIGDGPMASDYALAKGVAMVHAEFAPGFPLRHATKDAELALSAAHRHGVELPLTSALLPRWHQALAGDHGGDDVASAITAAATTASTPGSRLSIAAS
- a CDS encoding aldo/keto reductase, producing MKITTLGRSGLEVSRIAFGTWQLGGDWGQFDEDAAIAAIRRARDLGVNFFDTAQAYGFGASEAILGKALRDDLRRERDELMIATKGGLRQTDSDLVRDTSPEWLRRGVDASLTALGIDHIDLYQVHWPDPTVPAAETAGALGDLITEGKIGHVGVSNYNTAQMAEFSATLPVETLQPPYHLFRREIEDEVLPYCVENNIGVLVYGPLAHGLLTGTMSVHTDFEDGDWRGTSNVFRGGTYRRNLATVRALEKFAANRGITVSQLAIAWTLANPAVHVAIVGARQVGHIEDSLRAADISLTDSDLDEIETIMDEATPVAGPSPEGMP
- a CDS encoding response regulator, which gives rise to MRCLIVDDSADFVDAARGLLECEGITVIGVASTSADALALFDELRPDVTLVDIDLGDESGFEVAEQLHRLGGSSPSPVILISTHAEQDFMELIETSPAVGFLSKSAMTCGAINDLVGESARLEEGDHR
- a CDS encoding response regulator — its product is MVTRVRVVVADDDLLLREGLASLLDRSGFEVSGQAGDGVQLLAAVRETKPDLVVADIRMPPTHTTEGLDAAREIRDEFPEIAIMVLSAHVDVEHAMELLASGRSIGYLLKNRVTDVADFVDTLERIANGASVVDPALVSELVSARRRDDPLAALSAREREVLALMAEGRSNAGIAHRLWVTEGTVEKHVRSILTKLDLAETGDDHRRVLAVIAFLESR